Proteins found in one Brevibacillus brevis genomic segment:
- a CDS encoding M4 family metallopeptidase: MKKSVFAVTLSFALGTTTFLPLATQAASESIVYSAEWDTPEFIGEEFEAEELDGEEKVWGFLEQYQDSFRIDGDVKDHFKVLDEVTDKETDMTHYRVQEMYEGIPVYGYQQTIHVNEDGNVTAFLGNYAPDLSDNDKLTKKPKLKADKAVKEAIKDLEDEIDKEVKKFEVKPEGNLYIYIHEDESYLAYEVELNFLDPQPGRWKYFIDANTGDVINKYNMLHEITGTGTGVLGDSKSFEVTKVSNTNYTTKDTTRGKGIETYTARNRYTLPGTLGSDTDNKWTDGALVDAHAYAQATYDYYKNAHNRNSYDNNGAKLISTVHYGSNYNNAFWNGVQMVYGDGDGSVFRPLSAGLDVVAHELTHAVTEKTADLIYQNESGALNESISDIFGAMIDNDDWLMGEDVYTPGTPGDALRSLEDPTIAGDPDHYSDRYTGPNDNGGVHTNSGINNKAAYLLAEGGSHHGVTVTGIGRNDTAKIYYYALTNYLNPNSNFSAMRQAAIQSATVLFGANSQQVESVRDAYDAVGVQ, encoded by the coding sequence ATGAAGAAATCGGTTTTTGCAGTAACACTCAGCTTCGCATTAGGTACCACTACATTCCTGCCGTTGGCTACGCAGGCCGCATCCGAAAGCATCGTCTATAGCGCTGAGTGGGATACCCCCGAATTTATCGGAGAAGAGTTCGAAGCAGAAGAGCTGGATGGCGAAGAAAAAGTTTGGGGATTCCTGGAACAGTACCAAGATTCCTTCCGCATTGATGGAGATGTGAAAGATCACTTTAAAGTGCTAGATGAAGTGACAGACAAAGAGACAGACATGACTCACTATCGCGTACAAGAAATGTACGAGGGCATCCCGGTCTATGGTTATCAGCAGACGATTCACGTAAACGAGGATGGGAATGTAACGGCATTCCTCGGGAACTACGCGCCTGACTTGTCAGACAATGATAAGCTGACGAAAAAACCAAAACTCAAGGCAGATAAAGCGGTTAAAGAGGCTATCAAGGATTTGGAGGATGAGATTGACAAAGAAGTGAAGAAGTTCGAAGTGAAGCCAGAAGGGAACCTCTACATCTACATCCACGAAGATGAATCGTATTTGGCTTACGAAGTGGAGCTGAATTTCCTCGATCCACAGCCAGGCCGTTGGAAGTATTTCATCGATGCAAACACTGGTGACGTGATTAACAAATACAATATGCTCCATGAGATTACAGGGACGGGTACAGGGGTACTAGGTGATTCCAAATCGTTCGAAGTAACGAAAGTAAGCAATACCAACTATACAACGAAAGATACGACTCGCGGCAAGGGAATTGAGACGTACACTGCACGGAACAGATACACTCTCCCAGGCACTCTTGGCTCTGATACCGATAACAAGTGGACAGATGGAGCACTTGTTGACGCGCATGCCTATGCACAGGCAACCTACGATTACTATAAAAACGCACATAACCGCAACAGCTATGACAACAACGGTGCGAAATTGATCTCCACTGTCCATTACGGTAGCAACTATAACAACGCATTCTGGAACGGCGTACAAATGGTATACGGTGATGGAGATGGAAGCGTATTCCGTCCACTGTCTGCTGGCTTGGATGTCGTCGCACATGAATTAACACATGCTGTTACAGAAAAAACAGCCGATCTGATCTATCAAAATGAGTCCGGTGCGTTAAATGAATCCATCTCTGATATCTTCGGGGCAATGATTGACAACGACGATTGGCTCATGGGTGAAGATGTATACACGCCAGGAACTCCAGGAGATGCTCTGCGCTCTCTCGAAGATCCAACCATTGCTGGTGATCCTGACCACTACAGCGATCGATATACAGGTCCAAATGACAACGGAGGCGTACACACGAACAGCGGTATCAACAACAAAGCGGCATACCTCCTCGCAGAGGGTGGCTCACACCACGGTGTAACGGTTACAGGCATTGGTCGCAATGACACAGCAAAAATCTACTACTACGCTCTAACAAACTACCTCAATCCAAACTCTAATTTCTCCGCTATGCGACAAGCAGCTATTCAATCGGCAACAGTTCTTTTCGGTGCTAATTCCCAACAAGTAGAATCTGTAAGAGATGCGTATGATGCAGTTGGCGTGCAATAA
- a CDS encoding aminoglycoside phosphotransferase family protein produces the protein MDHLKNIVRHHYDIDVVDVTPQQGGWSALAYKVISHQHSYFLKVYEKSRASTPKWTALIDKYVPIIQWLSGQTRLQGKIPVPLLTRNAAFKHEDDMGIYQLFLYIEGKTIGSQVLNSMQVRQLAEIIAELHLYTEEIPVSTAAIKEDFRIPFAEQFREMLNEDIHRLPDDVDEIVRPFVNVLADRMNKLEMIAEELRGSEVKMKLCHTDIHNWNLMQSDHQLILIDWEGLKLAPVEADLMFLVDEPFFEEFMTTYRKTHPNYVINRQALEFYQIRRRLEDIGELLEQLLFDEQEEQDRVETIGHLKGELRKIDSREA, from the coding sequence ATGGATCATCTAAAAAACATAGTGAGACACCATTATGATATAGACGTTGTTGATGTGACCCCTCAACAAGGTGGATGGTCGGCGCTTGCTTATAAAGTCATTAGCCACCAGCACTCCTATTTCTTGAAGGTCTATGAAAAAAGCAGAGCATCTACGCCCAAGTGGACAGCGCTGATCGATAAGTATGTTCCCATCATCCAATGGCTGTCAGGTCAGACCAGACTGCAAGGCAAAATTCCAGTTCCGCTGCTGACTAGAAACGCAGCATTTAAACATGAAGACGACATGGGGATTTATCAACTGTTTTTATATATTGAGGGGAAAACCATTGGGAGCCAAGTGTTAAACTCGATGCAAGTTCGCCAGTTGGCAGAAATCATAGCAGAGTTGCATTTGTACACAGAAGAAATCCCGGTCAGTACGGCTGCCATCAAGGAAGACTTCCGCATCCCATTTGCCGAGCAGTTTAGAGAAATGCTGAATGAAGATATCCATCGTCTGCCTGATGATGTGGATGAAATCGTCAGACCTTTTGTAAACGTACTGGCTGACCGCATGAATAAGTTGGAGATGATTGCAGAGGAATTGCGAGGCAGTGAGGTGAAAATGAAGCTTTGCCATACGGATATTCACAACTGGAACCTGATGCAATCTGATCACCAGCTCATTCTCATAGACTGGGAAGGATTGAAGCTGGCTCCAGTAGAAGCCGATCTGATGTTTTTGGTAGATGAGCCTTTTTTTGAGGAGTTTATGACTACCTATCGGAAGACACATCCAAATTATGTGATCAATCGACAAGCGCTGGAATTCTATCAAATCCGGCGTAGGCTGGAAGATATAGGTGAACTGCTAGAGCAGCTTCTGTTTGATGAGCAGGAAGAACAAGATCGAGTGGAGACGATCGGACATTTGAAAGGGGAATTGAGGAAGATTGATAGCAGGGAGGCTTAA
- a CDS encoding ArsR family transcriptional regulator, producing the protein MKEGILLKLRLGVIGADDSLAIIESVMREFPEIEYLPIVYWKEEEILDLIMPHVDEVDMWLFSGQVPYAMVSESGKVQVPMAYVPHLGASLYRTLLHLSHQLGIRVEEVSFDTFSPEELEHFMDEAGIAGGYKWLKHYEGAISADELADYHEQLWRAGKTKVAVTCLRTADVELARRGVPVHRVVPTRAGVISVIHMLLRTHEMLHFKDTQIAVQMMEIDPFRELAGGNFSTDEWQNAEIKTMEKLLRYAKHLQGSLKTAGPGRYVIFTTRGNLQEVTRDYATMPDLEELFGIRADLVTCGIGIGKTAYEAEIHGGAALLHAKERGAGNWMVFFDDKSIAGPLGRDEQITYRYDSEKLQELSQLTSLSVMTLAKLYSILKKRGSQEIHATELASYLQILPRSARRILIELESKGLAQVIREENPHPRGRPRKVYRIVWQSQL; encoded by the coding sequence GTGAAAGAGGGAATTTTGTTGAAGCTGCGACTAGGCGTAATAGGCGCGGATGATTCACTTGCCATCATCGAATCAGTCATGCGAGAGTTTCCCGAAATTGAATACTTGCCGATTGTCTATTGGAAAGAAGAAGAAATCCTCGATCTGATCATGCCGCATGTGGATGAGGTGGATATGTGGCTTTTCTCCGGACAAGTCCCTTATGCCATGGTGAGCGAGTCAGGCAAGGTTCAAGTCCCGATGGCGTATGTGCCTCATCTCGGTGCGAGCTTGTACAGAACCTTGCTTCATCTGTCCCATCAATTGGGAATCCGGGTGGAGGAAGTGAGCTTTGATACATTTTCACCAGAAGAACTGGAGCATTTTATGGATGAAGCGGGCATCGCTGGCGGCTACAAATGGCTCAAGCATTACGAGGGAGCGATCTCAGCCGATGAACTGGCGGATTACCACGAACAGCTTTGGAGGGCAGGCAAGACAAAGGTGGCTGTCACCTGCTTGCGGACAGCAGATGTAGAGCTGGCACGCAGAGGTGTCCCAGTACATCGGGTCGTGCCGACACGTGCAGGCGTGATTTCGGTCATTCACATGCTTTTGCGGACACACGAAATGCTTCACTTCAAAGATACCCAAATCGCTGTGCAGATGATGGAGATCGATCCATTTCGCGAGCTTGCCGGTGGCAACTTTTCCACAGATGAATGGCAAAATGCCGAGATCAAGACGATGGAAAAGCTGTTGCGCTACGCAAAGCATTTGCAAGGCTCACTAAAGACAGCAGGTCCCGGACGCTACGTCATTTTTACAACGCGGGGCAACCTGCAAGAAGTGACCCGTGACTATGCGACCATGCCGGATTTGGAAGAGCTGTTTGGCATTCGCGCTGATCTGGTGACGTGCGGAATCGGGATCGGCAAGACCGCTTATGAAGCAGAGATCCACGGTGGCGCGGCTTTGCTGCACGCCAAAGAGCGCGGGGCAGGCAACTGGATGGTCTTCTTTGATGACAAAAGCATCGCAGGGCCGCTTGGTCGTGATGAACAGATCACCTATCGGTACGACTCAGAAAAGCTGCAAGAGCTCAGTCAGCTTACCTCCCTAAGTGTCATGACGCTCGCCAAGCTGTACTCCATACTCAAAAAGCGAGGCTCTCAGGAAATTCATGCGACAGAATTAGCCTCATATCTGCAAATTCTGCCACGAAGCGCCAGACGAATCCTGATTGAACTGGAGTCAAAGGGACTAGCGCAGGTAATCAGAGAAGAAAACCCGCACCCGCGGGGCAGACCGCGAAAGGTGTATCGAATCGTATGGCAATCGCAATTGTAA
- a CDS encoding alkaline phosphatase family protein, with protein MKKILNQKGLAALLTVTTLVTGGVIAPAPFLNSSVYATAEAAKELPSEKQLYRFLFENSIEDSSESHYPVQVFGTPTFVEGRVGLGKSIHFQSTSKDNATWIDLGENDEMKFGETQDFTIAFWVKSPGVDADPGIISNKNWSSGGNVGWFIGLQGSTLKWNWRTSDSSRLDATIPNIADNAWHYVVVSHDRGELATIYVDGKVAKTIDISQSKGTIDTSFTTKIGVDGAGNHFGNRYDVQLDQLQILSRTVTDEEVADSYASAPKIPVKSISLDQKELELKAGATMPVTVVISPKEASVQDVRWSSNNKEVAKVEMVNGRPTVVAGKPGKAKLTVKTVDGGKTAKAEVIVTNSIDVSGDGLLTEEDLNVIMNNQKSRFGDRRWEKAQHADINNDKKVDKADVEMMKEKLAPYENEFLYRRVVVIGIDGAGNAVKDPEAKATNILKLIEEGAGTFEAKAELPTISAQNWGSILHGVTPDKHQLTNDSVAATPYPEKNEYPSYMKLLKQERPKLQQASFATWSPINIGIIEDSAGSYKQNSGSDEATAKKVVDYIKKEGENTRNIFVHLDEVDGAGHNQGYFTPAFYKKLQKADEYVGNILEALEEEGLMEDSLIIITTDHGGKGTGHGGSSPGEQTIFWAAKGGSITPGTELSEVVNTDTAAVVAHALRLELPENWDAKIPEGLFQDNK; from the coding sequence ATGAAAAAAATCCTGAACCAAAAAGGACTTGCTGCCCTTTTAACAGTTACAACTCTCGTTACCGGTGGAGTCATCGCACCAGCTCCATTTCTGAATTCGTCTGTTTATGCGACGGCAGAGGCGGCGAAAGAACTCCCATCTGAAAAGCAACTCTATCGTTTCCTGTTTGAGAATAGCATAGAGGATAGCTCAGAATCTCACTATCCAGTGCAAGTGTTCGGAACACCAACGTTCGTGGAAGGACGTGTAGGATTGGGGAAATCCATTCACTTCCAGTCAACCTCAAAAGACAATGCAACCTGGATAGATCTGGGTGAAAATGACGAAATGAAGTTTGGGGAAACACAAGATTTCACCATTGCCTTCTGGGTAAAATCTCCTGGCGTTGACGCTGATCCTGGCATTATCTCCAATAAAAACTGGTCAAGCGGTGGTAACGTGGGGTGGTTCATCGGACTGCAAGGTTCTACGTTAAAGTGGAATTGGCGCACATCCGACAGCTCCCGTCTCGATGCAACGATTCCAAACATTGCGGATAATGCATGGCACTATGTCGTCGTTTCTCATGATCGGGGTGAACTGGCAACGATCTACGTCGACGGTAAAGTAGCAAAAACAATCGACATCAGCCAATCCAAGGGAACAATCGACACTAGCTTCACTACCAAGATTGGAGTAGATGGCGCTGGAAACCATTTTGGAAACCGCTATGACGTACAGTTGGACCAATTGCAGATTCTGAGTCGTACCGTTACAGATGAAGAAGTAGCTGATAGTTACGCAAGTGCTCCGAAAATTCCAGTGAAGAGCATTTCATTGGATCAGAAGGAGCTCGAATTGAAAGCTGGAGCAACGATGCCTGTTACAGTTGTAATTTCCCCGAAAGAAGCATCCGTTCAGGATGTCAGATGGAGTTCCAACAACAAAGAAGTCGCGAAGGTCGAAATGGTCAATGGACGCCCAACTGTTGTAGCAGGTAAACCGGGCAAAGCAAAACTCACAGTGAAAACTGTCGATGGAGGCAAAACGGCGAAAGCGGAAGTAATCGTTACGAATTCGATTGACGTATCGGGAGACGGCCTCCTAACCGAGGAAGATTTGAACGTCATTATGAACAACCAAAAGAGCCGCTTCGGTGACCGGCGCTGGGAAAAAGCGCAACACGCGGATATTAACAATGACAAGAAAGTGGACAAAGCCGATGTGGAGATGATGAAAGAAAAGCTGGCTCCATATGAGAACGAGTTCCTTTACAGACGTGTCGTGGTAATCGGCATCGATGGTGCAGGGAATGCAGTCAAAGATCCGGAAGCAAAAGCGACGAATATCTTGAAACTGATCGAAGAAGGTGCTGGAACATTTGAAGCCAAAGCAGAGCTGCCCACGATCAGTGCGCAAAACTGGGGATCTATCCTGCATGGCGTCACTCCTGACAAGCATCAATTGACAAACGATAGCGTAGCGGCTACTCCTTATCCGGAGAAAAACGAGTATCCTTCCTATATGAAGCTGTTGAAACAAGAGCGTCCTAAGCTCCAGCAAGCTTCCTTCGCTACATGGAGCCCGATCAATATCGGTATCATTGAAGATTCAGCAGGTTCTTACAAGCAAAACAGCGGGTCGGATGAAGCGACTGCGAAAAAAGTAGTCGATTATATCAAAAAAGAGGGTGAAAATACTCGTAACATTTTCGTTCATCTGGATGAAGTCGACGGGGCTGGTCACAATCAAGGCTATTTCACACCGGCATTTTATAAAAAGCTCCAAAAAGCAGATGAGTATGTAGGTAATATCCTCGAGGCACTGGAAGAGGAAGGACTGATGGAGGATAGCCTGATTATCATTACGACTGACCACGGTGGGAAAGGGACAGGGCATGGGGGTTCTTCACCGGGAGAACAGACGATTTTCTGGGCGGCAAAAGGTGGCTCCATCACGCCTGGTACAGAGCTCTCAGAGGTAGTAAACACAGACACTGCCGCCGTAGTAGCCCATGCGCTTCGGTTGGAATTGCCTGAAAATTGGGATGCTAAAATTCCAGAAGGGTTGTTTCAAGACAACAAGTAA
- the trpS gene encoding tryptophan--tRNA ligase yields MKTIFSGIQPSGIMTLGNYLGAMKHFVPLQDQFNCFYCIVDQHAITVPQEPAVLRENIRRLAALYLSVGLDPNKMTLFVQSEVPAHAKLGWIMLCTSYLGELERMTQFKDKSDGRGESIPGGLLAYPPLMAADILLYGTDFVPVGEDQKQHLELTRDLAARFNNRYGDIFTIPEVRLPETGARIMSLAEGTKKMSKSDPNQGAFISMLDDADTITKKIKRAQTDSDSVVRYDKAEKPAVSNLMTIYSLCSGKTLDEIEAMYEGKGYGAFKTELAEVVVETLRPIQERFEQLFHSSELDDILTAGAEKANKVANEMLYKVEKAMGMARI; encoded by the coding sequence ATGAAAACCATCTTTTCCGGCATTCAGCCGAGCGGCATTATGACACTCGGCAACTACTTGGGCGCAATGAAGCACTTCGTTCCGCTTCAAGATCAGTTCAACTGCTTTTACTGCATCGTCGACCAGCATGCGATCACCGTTCCACAGGAGCCTGCTGTTCTGCGCGAAAACATTCGTCGTCTCGCGGCTCTCTATTTGTCCGTTGGCCTCGATCCGAACAAAATGACGCTATTCGTCCAATCGGAAGTACCGGCCCATGCCAAGCTCGGCTGGATCATGCTGTGTACCTCTTACTTGGGTGAATTGGAGCGCATGACCCAATTCAAGGACAAATCCGATGGACGCGGCGAATCTATTCCAGGCGGTCTGCTAGCTTATCCTCCATTGATGGCTGCTGATATTTTGCTGTACGGCACTGATTTTGTCCCAGTGGGCGAGGATCAGAAGCAGCATCTGGAGCTGACACGTGATTTAGCTGCTCGTTTTAACAACCGTTATGGTGACATTTTCACCATTCCGGAAGTTCGCCTGCCAGAGACTGGCGCACGCATCATGTCCCTTGCTGAAGGCACCAAGAAAATGAGCAAATCCGATCCAAACCAAGGCGCCTTCATTTCCATGCTGGATGATGCAGACACCATCACGAAAAAAATCAAGCGCGCACAGACGGATTCCGACAGCGTTGTACGTTATGACAAAGCAGAAAAGCCTGCTGTCTCTAACCTCATGACCATCTACTCCCTCTGCTCCGGAAAAACGCTGGACGAGATTGAAGCGATGTACGAGGGCAAAGGCTATGGCGCATTCAAAACCGAGCTGGCAGAAGTTGTCGTAGAAACACTCCGTCCGATTCAAGAACGCTTTGAGCAGCTGTTCCACTCCTCAGAGCTGGATGATATCCTGACTGCCGGGGCAGAAAAAGCGAATAAGGTCGCGAATGAGATGCTATACAAAGTTGAAAAAGCGATGGGGATGGCACGTATCTAA
- a CDS encoding TetR/AcrR family transcriptional regulator, whose product MTNDKLSKGELSRSRLLAAAASEFAAKGFHRTRVSDIVKAAGLTQASFYQYFDSKEGLYQQLTDTFVTKLWELANSGQKVTALTKADVFHQVRENLLALFRFFQDQPDLTRIVLYQAEEGEELQRKLASIVAVNLRQNQTAGHVRVELSVEVAAEAMIAVIDRMTARYLLTGEKTAEQLADDAVSFLAYGILQANE is encoded by the coding sequence ATGACCAATGACAAATTGTCAAAAGGAGAGCTGAGTCGCAGTCGGTTGCTTGCGGCCGCAGCTTCTGAGTTCGCGGCAAAAGGCTTTCATCGTACACGAGTGAGCGACATTGTGAAAGCAGCAGGTCTGACTCAGGCGTCTTTTTACCAGTATTTCGACAGCAAGGAAGGCTTGTATCAGCAGTTGACGGACACATTCGTCACCAAGCTGTGGGAATTGGCGAACAGCGGTCAAAAGGTAACGGCTTTGACGAAGGCAGATGTCTTCCATCAGGTACGGGAAAACTTGCTCGCCTTGTTCCGATTTTTTCAGGATCAGCCCGACTTGACCCGGATTGTGCTGTATCAGGCAGAAGAGGGCGAAGAGCTGCAGCGTAAGCTGGCTTCGATTGTTGCTGTCAACTTGCGACAAAATCAGACTGCTGGGCATGTTCGTGTCGAGTTGTCTGTGGAGGTAGCGGCTGAGGCAATGATCGCAGTTATAGACCGGATGACGGCGCGGTATTTGCTGACAGGAGAGAAAACAGCGGAGCAGCTTGCAGATGACGCGGTATCTTTTTTGGCATATGGAATTTTGCAGGCAAACGAATAG
- a CDS encoding Zn-dependent hydrolase, producing MINSDRLWDRLGQLGNVGKQEAGGITRLSFTPEERAAKDLVTGFMKEAGLTVREDEVGNLIGRKEGKNPAAPVVLVGSHIDSVPNGGDYDGPLGVLAGVEVLQTMQEQGIETEHPIEVIAFTDEEGTRFGYGMIGSRGIAGLIKRDELEQADKNGVTIAEAMRQTGLDPDRTSLAARTPGSVKAYVELHIEQGKVLESRDLSVGIVTGVAGPLWLNFVLEGEAGHAGATPMNLRRDPMAAAAQVMLVIEEEAGRTGTSVGTVGRLQAFPGGVNVIPGRVEFSLDLRDVDEAIRDEVEQRIYERAKAICAERNVTLKVELLQRIAPAVCSDDIQHAVAEACEAEGLEAFRLPSGAGHDCMQLVELCPVGMIFVRSKDGISHNPAEFTTKEDCANGAQVLYRTVLSLAK from the coding sequence ATGATCAATTCGGATCGATTGTGGGATCGATTGGGACAGCTTGGCAACGTCGGGAAGCAAGAGGCGGGCGGCATCACGCGGTTGTCTTTTACGCCTGAGGAAAGGGCGGCAAAAGATCTCGTCACAGGCTTTATGAAAGAAGCAGGTCTCACCGTTCGCGAAGATGAGGTTGGGAACTTGATTGGGCGAAAAGAAGGGAAAAATCCGGCAGCTCCTGTCGTTTTGGTTGGCTCGCATATCGACTCCGTACCAAATGGCGGCGATTATGACGGCCCACTTGGCGTGCTGGCTGGCGTAGAAGTTTTACAGACGATGCAAGAACAGGGAATCGAAACAGAGCATCCGATCGAAGTCATCGCGTTCACAGATGAAGAAGGAACCCGTTTTGGTTACGGGATGATCGGCAGTCGCGGTATCGCGGGTCTGATCAAGCGTGACGAGCTGGAACAAGCAGACAAGAATGGGGTCACGATTGCCGAAGCAATGCGACAAACAGGGCTTGATCCAGACCGCACCAGTCTCGCCGCGAGAACGCCTGGAAGTGTAAAAGCTTATGTGGAACTACATATCGAGCAAGGTAAAGTACTGGAAAGCCGCGACCTATCTGTCGGGATCGTGACAGGAGTGGCGGGCCCGCTCTGGTTGAATTTCGTGCTGGAGGGAGAAGCCGGTCATGCCGGGGCAACGCCGATGAATTTGCGCCGTGATCCGATGGCAGCAGCCGCTCAAGTGATGCTGGTCATCGAGGAAGAAGCCGGACGGACAGGAACCAGTGTAGGAACGGTTGGACGCCTGCAAGCATTCCCAGGCGGGGTGAATGTCATTCCTGGACGAGTCGAGTTTTCGCTTGATTTGCGCGACGTGGACGAAGCGATCCGCGATGAAGTGGAACAGCGCATTTACGAACGGGCCAAAGCGATTTGTGCTGAGCGCAATGTGACGTTGAAAGTAGAGCTGCTGCAACGTATAGCTCCTGCTGTATGCTCGGACGATATCCAGCATGCTGTAGCCGAAGCATGTGAAGCAGAAGGCTTGGAAGCATTTAGACTGCCGAGTGGCGCAGGGCATGATTGCATGCAGCTGGTTGAACTGTGCCCGGTTGGCATGATTTTCGTCAGGTCCAAGGATGGCATTAGCCACAACCCGGCAGAGTTTACGACAAAAGAGGATTGTGCGAACGGAGCACAAGTACTGTACCGCACCGTTTTATCCTTAGCAAAATAG
- a CDS encoding HXXEE domain-containing protein: MLELSHLIWLFLVVFMFHDFEEIVMVEGWVRAKKDMIRRTVPERLMKMLEPSLSMNTAQFAVAVSCIFAVLSAAVILTVTTLSAGTYLPFFLVCLHVMFLHVFMHVGHTVVLRTYTPGVVTAVAFVLPYSLYTYDRLLEAGLVTWPLLWSTLPFSLLIIPVLYVAHRLGEAAGKMIPR; this comes from the coding sequence ATGCTGGAGCTGTCCCATCTGATTTGGCTATTTTTAGTTGTTTTCATGTTTCATGATTTCGAGGAGATCGTGATGGTAGAAGGTTGGGTGCGAGCCAAGAAAGACATGATTAGACGGACTGTGCCAGAACGGCTTATGAAGATGCTGGAGCCGTCTCTTTCAATGAATACGGCGCAATTTGCTGTCGCAGTCTCCTGTATTTTCGCGGTTTTATCGGCAGCGGTCATCCTGACTGTCACGACGCTTTCGGCTGGAACGTACCTTCCGTTTTTCCTTGTTTGTCTGCACGTGATGTTTCTCCATGTGTTCATGCATGTTGGTCATACCGTTGTCCTTCGCACGTACACACCTGGTGTGGTGACGGCTGTGGCATTCGTTTTGCCGTATAGTTTATATACGTATGATCGATTGCTTGAGGCGGGGCTTGTGACGTGGCCGTTGCTATGGAGCACATTGCCGTTCAGCTTGCTGATCATACCTGTTTTGTACGTGGCACACCGGCTTGGGGAGGCAGCAGGTAAAATGATCCCCCGATGA
- a CDS encoding M20 family metallopeptidase: MTAIAVVTLNKAVEEIMDQVIAWRRYLHENPELSFHEEKTAQFVYETLLSFGNLEVSRPTKNSVMARLIGSQPGKVLAMRADMDALPITEENTFEFVSKNPGVMHACGHDGHTSMLLGTAKLLSGMKDQIKGEVRFFFQHAEEVYPGGAEEMVQAGVMDGVDMVIGTHLWSTMEFGTVGICPGPMMAAPDTFWITVLGKGGHAALPHETIDSIAIAAQVVTNLQHIVSRNADPLDNLVLSVTQFVGGTTHNVIPGAVEICGTVRSFDKNLRESVPGLMERVIKGITEAHGAGYKFKYEFGYRPVINDAEVTKLMEEVVEESLGAEWVEHMRPTMGGEDFSAFQQKAPGCFFYVAAGNKEKGITYPHHHPRFTIDEDALEVGVKMFVNAARKIVME; encoded by the coding sequence ATGACAGCAATAGCAGTGGTAACACTTAATAAGGCGGTCGAAGAAATCATGGATCAGGTAATTGCGTGGAGACGCTATTTGCACGAGAACCCTGAATTATCCTTCCATGAAGAAAAAACAGCACAGTTTGTATACGAGACATTGCTTTCTTTTGGCAATCTGGAAGTGTCCAGACCGACGAAAAACAGTGTGATGGCCAGATTGATCGGTTCCCAGCCTGGAAAAGTGCTTGCCATGCGCGCTGACATGGATGCATTGCCGATTACGGAAGAGAATACGTTTGAATTCGTCTCGAAAAATCCTGGCGTTATGCATGCGTGCGGACATGATGGACATACTTCCATGCTGCTCGGAACAGCAAAGCTGCTGTCCGGGATGAAGGATCAGATCAAGGGAGAGGTTCGTTTCTTCTTTCAGCACGCGGAGGAAGTATATCCGGGCGGAGCGGAGGAAATGGTACAGGCAGGCGTCATGGACGGCGTAGACATGGTGATTGGTACGCATCTGTGGTCGACGATGGAGTTTGGGACAGTGGGTATCTGCCCAGGTCCAATGATGGCAGCTCCCGATACGTTCTGGATCACGGTACTTGGAAAAGGCGGACATGCGGCGCTCCCGCATGAAACGATCGACAGCATCGCGATTGCGGCACAAGTGGTGACCAACCTCCAACACATCGTATCCCGCAATGCCGATCCCCTCGATAATCTGGTTCTCTCTGTCACACAATTTGTGGGGGGAACGACACACAACGTCATTCCGGGTGCGGTAGAGATTTGCGGGACAGTCCGCAGCTTTGACAAAAATCTGCGCGAGTCTGTTCCGGGACTCATGGAACGCGTGATCAAAGGCATTACAGAAGCACATGGAGCAGGGTATAAATTCAAGTATGAATTTGGCTATCGCCCGGTTATCAACGATGCCGAAGTGACGAAATTGATGGAAGAGGTCGTGGAAGAATCACTGGGAGCAGAATGGGTAGAGCATATGCGCCCAACCATGGGGGGCGAGGATTTCTCGGCCTTCCAGCAAAAAGCGCCAGGCTGCTTCTTCTACGTCGCCGCCGGAAACAAAGAAAAAGGCATCACATATCCGCACCACCATCCACGTTTTACAATCGACGAGGATGCGCTCGAAGTCGGCGTAAAAATGTTCGTCAACGCGGCCAGAAAAATCGTGATGGAATAG